In Bacillus sp. DX3.1, one genomic interval encodes:
- a CDS encoding YkyA family protein — MFYRKVALVSALSVALLGGCVGLNLEEEVYVIFENAAKQEEKLFNDMQKLEKLETQEQELYAQIIQEGKENNEGIAPKIDQAVAKVNEREKVLKNEKEKFNQYTKEYNAEKLAFYKDAKIKIKVQQQG, encoded by the coding sequence TTGTTTTATAGGAAAGTAGCATTAGTAAGCGCACTATCAGTGGCATTATTAGGAGGATGTGTAGGTTTAAATCTTGAAGAGGAAGTATATGTAATTTTTGAAAATGCAGCAAAGCAAGAAGAAAAATTATTTAATGATATGCAAAAATTAGAAAAATTAGAGACACAAGAACAGGAGTTGTACGCTCAAATTATACAAGAAGGAAAAGAGAATAACGAAGGGATAGCCCCTAAAATTGATCAAGCTGTTGCAAAAGTAAATGAACGTGAAAAAGTGTTGAAAAATGAAAAGGAGAAGTTTAACCAATATACAAAAGAGTATAATGCAGAGAAACTAGCATTTTACAAAGATGCGAAGATCAAAATAAAAGTACAACAACAAGGATAA
- a CDS encoding peptidoglycan-N-acetylglucosamine deacetylase gives MRNTRNNKRIIITIMAIVVIAVSYFLFQFINSPAKAVAKQENDVQLASEQPKSEVSKSTPSRFNGKERKIAYLTFDDGPGKYTEELLKTLKENDVKATFFLIGENVKQFLDLVKREKAEGHYVGMHSMTHDFKKLYTSGEYVNEMKEDQRLIENIIGEGPKLTRPPYGSMPGLNEALRNKVVEANFKVWDWTIDSLDWKYNRIPVDTASAQIVQNVVAGATKSQEVILMHDIHPQSVAAVPAIIKGLKEKGYEFEAYHESNHFSVNFWHDKRM, from the coding sequence ATGAGAAATACCCGTAATAACAAACGAATAATAATTACAATTATGGCTATTGTTGTAATAGCGGTTAGCTATTTTTTGTTCCAATTTATCAATTCACCTGCAAAGGCTGTTGCTAAGCAAGAAAATGATGTACAGCTAGCAAGTGAACAGCCAAAAAGTGAAGTAAGCAAATCGACACCAAGTCGCTTTAATGGTAAGGAGAGAAAAATTGCTTATCTTACTTTCGATGACGGACCTGGTAAGTATACGGAGGAATTGTTAAAAACCTTAAAGGAAAATGATGTGAAAGCAACGTTTTTCTTAATTGGAGAGAATGTAAAACAGTTTCTAGATTTAGTAAAACGCGAAAAAGCAGAAGGTCATTATGTGGGGATGCATAGTATGACACATGACTTCAAAAAGTTGTATACAAGTGGCGAGTATGTAAATGAAATGAAAGAAGATCAAAGATTAATTGAAAACATTATTGGAGAAGGCCCCAAATTAACGCGTCCTCCATATGGTTCGATGCCTGGCTTAAATGAGGCACTTCGCAATAAGGTTGTAGAAGCTAATTTTAAAGTATGGGATTGGACAATTGACTCTTTAGATTGGAAGTATAACAGAATACCAGTTGACACTGCCTCAGCTCAGATTGTTCAAAATGTAGTTGCAGGCGCGACGAAGTCACAAGAAGTTATTTTAATGCATGATATTCATCCACAATCTGTTGCTGCTGTGCCAGCAATTATAAAGGGATTAAAAGAAAAAGGATATGAATTTGAAGCTTATCATGAGAGTAATCATTTTTCAGTCAACTTTTGGCATGATAAACGTATGTAA
- a CDS encoding helix-turn-helix domain-containing protein yields MKNNSFKVTFNNLEEFADIISEILQCPITVEDVNHRLLAYSTHDERTDSARVATIMGRRVPEKVINNLWKEGIIPALLKSREPIHVKKMDNIGLGDRVAISIWNKEDVLGFIWALEIEQSLTEQDYNLLKKASEAVKSKLLQLQTRKNKSDERSQEFFWKLLTNHIQTNEEIVESFQMLHITSASLFSVVVFHFEQEITSEKEKQISYLLKTSEHLKLLLYTIDCNKLILLISLDNLSQPSYEINDFVERFVHRMEKRFGIKSIKPAFSSIYSDYQKISKAYKETLTVLSIKEKFPSDTTNIHSYQNMGIYQLIDLLLEQRKKEEYENQALQKLHEYDHKYNCNLVETLEIFLNKDSNTSEVAKTLNIHVNTLSYRLKRICEISNIDLKDSNQKMVLYLDLKLQKFM; encoded by the coding sequence ATGAAAAATAATTCTTTTAAAGTTACCTTCAATAATTTGGAGGAATTTGCTGATATAATCAGTGAGATTCTGCAATGCCCCATTACTGTAGAAGATGTGAATCATCGTCTTCTTGCATATAGTACCCATGATGAAAGAACAGACTCTGCGAGAGTTGCAACTATTATGGGGCGCCGCGTACCCGAAAAAGTAATTAATAACTTATGGAAAGAGGGGATTATTCCTGCTCTTTTAAAAAGTCGTGAACCTATTCATGTAAAAAAGATGGATAATATTGGCCTCGGTGATAGAGTTGCGATTTCCATTTGGAACAAGGAGGACGTACTGGGATTTATTTGGGCTTTGGAAATCGAGCAATCTTTAACTGAACAAGATTATAACTTGCTGAAAAAAGCTTCTGAAGCTGTAAAAAGTAAGCTGCTACAGCTTCAAACTCGAAAAAATAAAAGTGACGAACGTTCACAAGAATTTTTTTGGAAGCTACTAACCAATCATATACAGACAAATGAGGAAATTGTTGAAAGTTTCCAGATGCTTCATATTACCTCAGCTTCCTTATTTAGCGTTGTTGTATTTCATTTTGAACAAGAAATTACGAGTGAAAAAGAAAAACAAATTTCTTATTTGTTGAAAACAAGCGAACATTTGAAACTATTACTTTACACAATTGATTGTAACAAATTAATTCTTCTTATTTCGTTAGATAATCTCAGTCAACCTTCTTATGAAATCAACGATTTCGTCGAAAGATTTGTTCACAGGATGGAAAAGCGATTTGGAATTAAATCTATCAAGCCAGCGTTCAGCAGTATATACAGCGATTATCAAAAAATCAGTAAAGCTTACAAAGAAACATTAACTGTATTATCTATAAAGGAAAAATTCCCTTCTGACACAACCAATATCCATAGCTATCAAAACATGGGGATTTATCAATTAATTGACCTTCTACTCGAGCAAAGAAAGAAAGAAGAGTATGAAAACCAGGCGTTGCAGAAGCTGCATGAGTATGATCATAAATATAATTGTAATCTTGTAGAAACGTTGGAAATCTTTTTAAATAAAGACAGTAATACCAGCGAAGTGGCCAAGACTTTGAATATTCACGTCAATACACTGAGCTATAGACTTAAACGTATCTGCGAAATCAGTAACATCGATTTAAAAGATTCGAATCAAAAAATGGTTCTATACTTGGATCTCAAGTTACAAAAATTCATGTAG
- a CDS encoding IS4 family transposase, giving the protein MNLSIQDEFHLFAEELQRHLSPDTLQQLAQETGFVKRKSKYGARDLAALCIWISQHVASGSLTRLCSQLYANTATLMSPEGLNQRFNRCAVLFLQRIFSLLVKSQLNDSSQIQNQYTAYFQRKRILDATIFQVPNHLAPIYPGSGGCAQTAGIKIQLEYDLHSGKFLNFQMEPGKNNDKTFGTDCLDTLCPGDLCIRDLGYFSLKDLDQMDQRGVFYVSRLKLNNRVYVKNESPEFFRDGTVKKQSLYVLLNLEDIMHQIKPGDTYEIRSAYIGQQKLPSRVVIYRLTSTQIHKRRKQQIYIEKKKGVTYSEKSKRLTEINVYITNIPWEIVPMEQVHDIYSLRWQIEIVFKTWKSLFGINHCHNIKREHLECHLYGQLIAIFLCSSTMFKMRQLLLKKKQKELSEYKAIYMIQDHLYLVYEAIQKDTEEVSKIFLRLFDLLQKNGRKSHRYEKKTVFDILGVVYQCTRSNLKQKTV; this is encoded by the coding sequence ATGAACCTTTCGATTCAAGATGAGTTTCATTTGTTTGCTGAAGAATTACAGCGACATTTATCTCCCGATACCCTTCAACAACTTGCACAGGAAACAGGTTTTGTAAAACGTAAAAGTAAATATGGGGCACGAGATTTGGCTGCTTTATGTATTTGGATCAGTCAACATGTAGCAAGTGGTTCCCTCACTCGATTATGTAGTCAACTTTATGCAAATACAGCTACACTCATGAGTCCAGAAGGACTTAATCAACGCTTTAACCGATGCGCTGTTTTATTTCTACAGCGTATATTTTCTCTTTTAGTCAAAAGCCAACTAAACGATTCGTCTCAAATCCAAAACCAATATACTGCTTATTTTCAACGTAAACGTATTTTAGATGCTACTATTTTTCAGGTCCCCAATCATTTGGCTCCTATTTATCCTGGTTCAGGAGGATGTGCACAAACAGCCGGTATTAAAATTCAGTTAGAGTATGATTTACATAGTGGAAAATTCCTCAATTTTCAAATGGAGCCAGGTAAAAATAATGATAAAACCTTTGGTACAGATTGTTTAGATACCTTATGCCCAGGAGATTTATGTATTCGAGATTTAGGATACTTTTCTCTAAAAGATTTAGACCAGATGGATCAACGAGGTGTATTCTATGTTTCGCGATTGAAATTAAATAATAGAGTATATGTAAAAAATGAATCTCCAGAATTCTTTCGGGATGGGACAGTAAAAAAGCAATCTTTATATGTTTTACTTAACCTTGAAGATATTATGCATCAGATAAAACCAGGAGATACTTATGAAATTCGGAGTGCCTATATTGGACAACAAAAATTACCCTCACGAGTTGTAATATACAGACTCACATCAACTCAAATTCATAAACGTAGGAAACAGCAAATTTATATTGAAAAGAAAAAAGGAGTTACATACTCTGAAAAAAGTAAACGATTAACAGAAATCAACGTTTATATTACCAACATACCATGGGAAATTGTTCCGATGGAACAGGTTCATGATATCTACTCACTACGCTGGCAAATTGAGATTGTATTTAAAACATGGAAATCACTTTTTGGTATCAATCATTGTCACAATATTAAGCGAGAGCATCTAGAATGTCATCTTTATGGACAGTTAATCGCTATTTTTCTTTGTTCTTCCACTATGTTCAAAATGCGGCAGCTGTTACTAAAGAAAAAACAAAAAGAATTAAGTGAATATAAAGCAATTTATATGATTCAAGATCATCTGTACTTAGTATATGAAGCTATACAAAAAGACACCGAAGAAGTATCAAAAATTTTTCTTCGTCTGTTTGACCTCTTACAGAAAAACGGACGGAAATCCCATCGATATGAGAAAAAAACAGTCTTTGATATTTTAGGTGTCGTTTATCAGTGTACTAGATCTAACCTAAAGCAGAAAACTGTATAA
- a CDS encoding general stress protein: MRGNIEKRLSYLYKGELFGVITFVFVSFLINYAYPKLHLYSLYSFWISFLLLEFLLLQGTVYWYVKRKRLKNEKTSITPVWVVQRLKTLKKVNIGLIFTGLITFVVDFFYWYPSLPLGGLSVSGFIYVFALLEYINYYYVQLSYDNISDIKYLLKSKKLKQACINKDFKRIS; the protein is encoded by the coding sequence ATGAGGGGAAATATAGAAAAGAGGCTTTCGTATTTATATAAAGGTGAGTTATTTGGGGTAATTACTTTTGTTTTTGTAAGTTTTTTAATTAATTATGCCTATCCTAAATTACATTTATACTCGCTATATTCTTTTTGGATTTCATTTCTTCTTTTGGAGTTTCTCTTACTACAAGGTACTGTTTACTGGTACGTAAAAAGGAAAAGACTAAAAAATGAGAAAACATCTATTACTCCCGTTTGGGTTGTTCAACGATTAAAAACTTTAAAGAAAGTGAACATTGGATTGATTTTCACTGGACTTATTACGTTTGTTGTCGATTTTTTTTATTGGTATCCTTCATTACCTTTAGGAGGACTATCTGTTTCTGGATTTATTTATGTATTTGCATTGCTTGAGTATATTAACTATTATTATGTTCAACTTTCATACGATAATATCTCTGATATTAAATATCTTCTGAAGTCAAAGAAACTAAAACAAGCGTGTATAAACAAGGATTTTAAACGTATTTCATAA